A region of Heteronotia binoei isolate CCM8104 ecotype False Entrance Well chromosome 2, APGP_CSIRO_Hbin_v1, whole genome shotgun sequence DNA encodes the following proteins:
- the TIMM13 gene encoding mitochondrial import inner membrane translocase subunit Tim13, protein MAAGAGDFGSGGRLDPGVLMEQVKVQIAVANAQELLQRMTDKCFRKCIGKPGSSLDNSEQKCIAMCMDRYMDAWNTVSRAYNSRLQRERANM, encoded by the exons ATGGCTGCTGGAGCGGGAGATTTCGGGTCGGGGGGCCGGCTGGATCCGGGCGTGCTTATGGAGCAGGTCAAGGTGCAGATTGCCGTGGCCAACGCGCAGGAGCTGCTGCAG AGAATGACAGACAAATGTTTCCGAAAATGTATTGGGAAACCTGGAAGTTCCCTGGATAACTCTGAACAG AAATGTATTGCTATGTGCATGGACCGGTACATGGACGCCTGGAACACTGTCTCGCGGGCATACAACTCTCGCTTGCAGAGGGAGCGAGCCAACATGTGA